The stretch of DNA GCTACCGCTAGGCCTATACCAGAGCCTTTTTCCTTGGTAGTGAAGTTGGGGACAAAGATTTTCTCCTTCACTTCATCCGGAATGCCGCTCCCGTTGTCCTGAATGCAGATCCGCACCTTATCACCAGCCAGTAGCTCCAGACTGGCTACTATGTGCGCCATTCTATCAGCGGGTACGGCCTGCACGGCGTTAATCAGCAGGTTATTGAAGGTGCGTACGAGCAGGTTTTCGTCGGCGTAAACCACGTAGCGGCCTTCTTCAGCATCTGGCGGCAGCCTTACTTCTATTTTACGGTTACCCCCGCCCTGGTGCAAGGCCACGCAACGGCGCAGTACGGTGGCTACGTCCAGGCGCTCCGGCTTCATGGCGGGCAGGTTGGTAAAGGTGCTAAACGATGTGGCAATGTCCGAGAGCACATCAATCTGGGTGATGAGCGTCTGAGAAATCTTACCTATTAGCTCCTCCGTATTAGGGCGCTGCTCCTGAATGGCCTTCTGCAGAAACTGCAGGCTTAGCTTCATGGGGGTAAGCGGGTTCTTGATTTCGTGTGCCACCTGGCGGGCCATTTCGCGCCATGCCGCCTCTTTTTCCTGGGTAGCCAGCTCTTTCTTGCTGTCTTCCAGCTTCACCAACATGTGGTTGTACTCGCGCACCAACAGGCCTATCTCATCCTCTGACTCGTAGGCCAGTCGTTCGTTCTGTCCCGTCAGGGTCGTTTGTCGGAGCTTTTCGGTAATGAGCTTCAGCGGATTTGTCAGGATGCGAGAGGCCAGAAAGGCCAGCACCAGAAACAGGATGAACATCACGGTGAAGATGTTCAGGATAGTGGAAATCAGCTCGGTAAGCTTGTTATCCAGGTCCTTTTCAGAGTCGAAGAAGGGAATGCCCACGTAGCCCAGCACCGCCCCCGGCCGCCCCGGCGCTGTAGCAGTAGCGCGTAGCGGCAGGTACAACGCATTGAAAGACAGCGAGCCGGCTTGCTCCGTGAGGAGGACCCGTGGCTTACCCCCTTCCCGAAGCTCAGCCACTGCATGCGGGTTAATGAGCGTACTCAACAACCCCGACTCAAAAATCAGCGGCTGACTACTCACCAGCAGCTCACCCTGCGCATTATAAAGGTTCAGGTCGGTCTCGGTCAGCCCCGAAACGTTCTCCGCCAGCTCTACCAGATCTACCCGGCTGGCGGAGTCAGCCAGCAGGTCGCGGTTCTTCAGCAGGTTATCCTGCACGGCTTGGGCCCGCCGCTGGTATAGGCGCCGCAGGTCGCGCTTATAGGAGTTAGTTACCTGACTGGCCGTGGCAATGCTAACTACCAGCAGCGGCACGAGAATGCCTAAATTCAGAAAGAGCTGAATCTTGGTGCTGAAGTTGGTGCGCAGCAGCTCTACGTATTGCCCCCGCACCAGTAGATAGCCACCCAGGGCCACCACCCAGAAACAGGTGAATAGCAGGAATAAAAAAGAGAAGTTGGCTAGCCAATCAGCAAAGGAATAGGTGGCCGTGGTAACCACCACCACACGGTTTTGCCCCTTGGGGCCGCGCACCCCCAGGTGCTGAAACCCGTCAATTGAGAGCCCCGTGCTGTAAAGCCGTGGGTCCCGAAGTAAGGTACTTGGCAGCTGGTTTATATAGTCGAAGTTGCCCTCACTGTACACCAGCCGGTTGTTTTCGTAGCCGGCATAGCTCAACTCGGCTCCTAGGCCAGGCTGAAAATATTTCTGGTCCATAAGCAGCTCAGGCACCACACTATTGGCCGTGAGCTTTTTCAATGACAACTCCAGCACCACATGGCTAGTGTCGCCCTCGGCCATGGGCACGGGCAAAAAGGCCGCATACCTCCGGCTCACAAACGAGGTGGTACCGCGTAGCAGATAGATGTTGGGATGATCAGTGGGAACGGCTTGCTGCAGCAGAAATTCACGCATTTGCTGGAGGCTGCCGGGCATCCCTACGGCCAGGTCATTAGGCCCGAAAAGCGTTATGTTCACCTCATACTTATCAAAATATCCCCGCAGGTAATATTTGGCAACTTTCTGCCGAATAAGATCCAGGTTGATGAAGGGGCTAGCCAACATGGTGCGTAGGCCAGGGTCGTGGGCCATGTCAACTGCTCGCTCTGCCAGCAAATACTCTCCTTGCAGGTCATTATCCACCAGCAGGTTATTGGCAATGGTTTGCTTGTTTAGCAGCAGCTGTTGATCAAAGTGCTCATACAGGGCTAGTGCCCCTACGGCCGAGCTCACCCCCAGCATAAGAAAGATGAACAGATATACCTGATAGGGTAATACTGCCCCTCTGGTTTTAAGCCCAGTAATACGCAGCACCAGGAAAAACAGCAGCGTTACCCCCAGAAGAATCAGATCTATCTGCTCAAAAACCAGCCCGAACGGTAAAATCAGTACTGAGGCAAAGAGCAGGAGCGTAATACCCAAGCGCCGTGTACTGGGCCGCATAATGCTCACAAATACCAGCGAAAGCAGATAAAAGCCAATCAGGTATCCTACGGTGTGCAGCACAATGGCCAGGCACAGCAGGGCTTTAATGGAGCTGAACTGAATGCTCTGGGTGATATCGAGCACCAGCAGAGAGTTGTTGAAGCTGCTGGTATAAAAATCAAAAAGGAGCTCCAGCAGTCCAAAGAAGGTTAACACCGCTACCCCACCCACTATCCAGCGCGGCGTGCCTGCGGCGTGCTGAGTCCAGCGTAGTACACCGTAGCGCCGAAACAGCAGCAGCGTATAGTAGGCGGCCACCACAAATAGCATGGCATTCAGCAACAGGTCGCCCAGAGAAGGCGACAACCAGGAAGCTGCATACACGCGCGGGTCGAAGAGCCGCAACTCAATAAAGGAAAACGGCAGGCCCAGATACAGCATAACCGCTCTGAACAAGGCCAACGACAGGACAACCGTAGCGGCGCCTTCTACCACGCGCCCTTGGTTAAAGAACCTACGGGCCAGTTGCAGGCAAGCCGCCAAGTAAAGCCCAAACCCCACTAGCAACAAGCCTAGCGGTAAGTAACGGCCCGTAATAGGGTCTGACTGCAGGCTTTCTATGGAGAACAGGTACTTTCCATTCTCGGAGTAGATGCGCGGAAGTTTGGTGGTTGCAGTCTCTTGCACAATCTGCACCATCAGGTCACGGAACAGAGCCCGCTCTGAGCCTTCCCGTAGATATCGGTTGCTGATGCCGTACCCCATTTCCAGGGGTACGTACGTCAGAATTACGTAAGGCCCGGCCACGTGACGTATGGTCAGGAATTTGCCAAACCTCGTTTCTACTACCTTATCCTCATATACTTGGGTAGCATACTCGGGTCCAGGCCGCACAATGTGGTCTGACCAATAGAGCAGCTTCTCTCCCCGAAAAATAAACGTTGGGTACGTGGTATGGCCTACCAATGACCGAAAGCTGATGGTATTAGCGGCTACTTCCTGCGCTAAGGCTGCAGCTTCCTGGTTGGCTGTTTCTTCCGCTGATAATACCTGCTGCTGCAAGCGGGAGGCAGCTAAACGCAGTACCACCTCTGGCGCCCGGCTGTACCGGTTGCTCACATAGGCTCCAATAAAGCATAAAGCCGCCAGCAGCAATAATGGTACAGGCGAGAGACGTGTTAGCTTCAAGGTTCAGCGTAGATAGCGAGTGGCCTACCCGGTTGGGTTTAAGCGCTGATAACAAGCAACAAAAATGCCGCCCTTGGGCGGCATTTCCTAACTATGCAATTTTACCTCTGCTATGCGCCTACTACTGATAAACCTAAACGGCCCTTGCAGTGCCTGTTACTTCAAAATGAGGCAGTACTGCGGCCATGCATCAATAGCAAGCGTTGCCTTCAATAAGGCCTAGCGGTCATTCGCTACTTTTTTCTTCTTGCTGTTCCGGTACCAGAAATAGCCTACGGTGCCCATTAGTACATACGGAACGGTCATCAGGTACAAAATACCTTTATTGAGTCCGGTGGTATCATAGCCGTCTTTTTCGCTCTGCGTAGACTGCACCTGGGCTTTACACATGATGCACTGGGCTTGCACATGCAGTGGCAATACACTTAGCAGCACCCCCAGTAATACGGCTAATGCTCCGGCAAAAAGGGTCTTTTTCATCCTGTATAAAACTTTCGAAAAGAGATTAATCAGGCCTCATTGGAACTGTGCTTTCAGTACTTGGCCCGCTTCTACCACAACAACCCGGCGGCTAAACAATTCCCCACCATTAGGTATAGTACGGCGCTATCATGAAATAAACTATTACCCCCGTTACCGAAACGTACAACCAAATGGGGTAGGTCCAGCGGGCAATACGTCGGTGCTTCTGAAACTGCTCCGTCAGAGCGAAGTACAGGGTAAACAGTACCAGGCCTACCGTAATGGCAGCCAGTACAATGTGGGTGAGCAGGATGAAGTAGTAAATACCTTTGACAAGGCCTTCGCCGCCAAACTTGGTACTGGCGACCTGAGAATGGTAGGCCACATAGGATACCAGAAACAAAGAGCCCAGCAGAAATGCTATTCCCATCATGGCGCGGTGCTTGGCTACATCTTTACGCCGAATAAAGTAGTAGCCAATCATCAGGAATACCGCTGTCAAAGAATTCAGCACAGCATTCACTTTGGGCAAGGCCTTCACTTGAGCGCCCTCAATCCGAAACACCTCCGGGAAGAAGTACAGCACTGCTACTGCCACCGGGATTACTGCCCCCAGTACCGCCGCCATAACCTTGTACTTAGTGAAATTGCCGGGATTAACGGCTGAATTATTCGTGGTCATAGGTGTAAAGCAACACTTCAATTTCGGTCATCAGCCGATTGATTTCCTTCTCGCTGGTGCCATCGTAGATGCCCCGTACGCGGTAATCTTTATCAACCAGAAATACCCGCTGACTGTGTGGTAATTGGCTACTCGCGTCAGCTGCAGGCGTTAATCTAAACTCCTGCGTAGCCAGTTTGTTCAAGCTCGTTTTGTCGCCCGTCAGAAAGAACCATTTCCCGGCAATAGCCCCGTACTGTTCAGCATAACGCGAGAGTGCTGCCACCGAATCCTGCGTCGGATTAATGCTGAATGACGCCATTCGTACGCGAGGCTCACGCCTAAACTTTTCCTGCACGCGCATCAGTTGCGTGTTGAGACGCTGATAATCGGCGCTGCTGGTCTCAAAGAAGCTTGCCACGTAAAGGCCCTTATCTGCCAGCTCCGCCTGCGAAACTTCCCGCCCAGATTGTGCCGGTAAACGGAAGTCACCGATTTGGTGAAAAACAGTATCGCGCTGCCACGTACCTTCCACCTGCGTGGAATCCACGTGGTCGGGCAGGTAAGTCGGCAGCGCGTAACGGTTAGTTCCGAAGCTTTTTAGAAACAAAAAAGCCAGAACCGGAACCAGCAGAATAAGGCCCAATACCAGTGTCTGTCTGGGCCTCATTCTTTATGAAACGATATTATCGACGGCAGCACCAATAGCATTACCTTCTGTAACGAGTGCTACCAGCAGCCAAATCAACAAAGCCATCGGAATCAGAATGGTCCAGATCAAGCCCTTGGTCTCATGCTTCAGGTGCATGAATTCGGCCACAATGAAAAAGGCCTTAAAGATCGTCAGGATGATGAAGATCGAGTTGCGCAGCGTGCTGGGGTCCATGGCAAACACGAATACGAATTCAAGTGCCGTGATACCAACCAAAACAAAGAACGTCTTCCAGATCCAGCCCGTGTTAGGCTTCGGAATTTCTCCAACGTGCGCGGGAGCTGTGTTTACGTGATTAGCCATTGTGGTAAGGAAAATCAAAAACCCAGGTAACTATCCGACCCGCAAGTCAATACTTACCTGGGAATACATGAAAATTAAACGAGGTAGAAGAAGGTGAATACGAATACCCACACCAAGTCTACGAAGTGCCAGTACAAGCCTACTTTCTCCACCATTTCATAGTGGCCACGCTTTTCAAAGGTACCATTGGTGGTGGCAATGAAGCAGTATACTAACAGGCAAACACCTGAGAATACGTGAGTGCCATGGAAGCCCGTAATAAAGAAGAACAGGTCAGCGAACAGCACGGGGCCATACTGGTTCATGGCTAAGTTAGCACCGAAGAAACGCGTGCCATCGGCCATAATAGTAGGCTCCTCATGACCACCAATGAAGTGGCTCCACTCCCACGCCTGTGAGCTGAGGAAAGTAGCCCCAAACAAAATAGTCCAGAGCAACCATTTCTGCACATCAGCCTTATCCATACGGTGGCCAGCCTCTACGGCTAGTACCATCGTCACCGAGCTAAAGATCAGGATCATGGTCATCAAGGCTACAAAGCCCAGAGGAACATCCATACCATGCAGGCCAGGGAAAGCGTTAAACACCTGATCTGGAACTGGCCAATAGTCAGTGGAGAACTTAAATGCGCCGTGAATCTTTTCGTCAAACGCAGCATAGCGGTGACGGATCAGGCCATAAGTGGTCAGGAAGGCGGCGAACGTGAAAGCGTCCGACAGCAGGAAGAACCACATCATCAGCTTGCCATAGCTGGCTTTGAAGGGCTCGTTCCCTCCGTCCCAGGTGCCGGTGCGCGGCTTATCCAGGGCGGAATCAGGAATCGTCTGCGTCGTGGAAATGGTGGACATAGCGTGCGGGGGGTTGACGAAAATCTAGTGGTTCAAAAGTAGGAACAAATACAGGTACAACCAAAGCGCCCCAAGGAAGTGCCAGTAAATGGTCACGTTGCCAATAGAGAGCATTTGACGGGAATGCACCTGATAATTAAAGCTTTTACGCAGCACCACCAGTAAAAAGATGAGGCCCGTAATCAAGTGAAATCCGTGTACACCGGTTAATACATACAGAAAAGAGCCGGAAGGGTTGGCATCAGTGCCCCCAAAAAATATCCGGTTATCCACAA from Hymenobacter taeanensis encodes:
- a CDS encoding sensor histidine kinase yields the protein MSNRYSRAPEVVLRLAASRLQQQVLSAEETANQEAAALAQEVAANTISFRSLVGHTTYPTFIFRGEKLLYWSDHIVRPGPEYATQVYEDKVVETRFGKFLTIRHVAGPYVILTYVPLEMGYGISNRYLREGSERALFRDLMVQIVQETATTKLPRIYSENGKYLFSIESLQSDPITGRYLPLGLLLVGFGLYLAACLQLARRFFNQGRVVEGAATVVLSLALFRAVMLYLGLPFSFIELRLFDPRVYAASWLSPSLGDLLLNAMLFVVAAYYTLLLFRRYGVLRWTQHAAGTPRWIVGGVAVLTFFGLLELLFDFYTSSFNNSLLVLDITQSIQFSSIKALLCLAIVLHTVGYLIGFYLLSLVFVSIMRPSTRRLGITLLLFASVLILPFGLVFEQIDLILLGVTLLFFLVLRITGLKTRGAVLPYQVYLFIFLMLGVSSAVGALALYEHFDQQLLLNKQTIANNLLVDNDLQGEYLLAERAVDMAHDPGLRTMLASPFINLDLIRQKVAKYYLRGYFDKYEVNITLFGPNDLAVGMPGSLQQMREFLLQQAVPTDHPNIYLLRGTTSFVSRRYAAFLPVPMAEGDTSHVVLELSLKKLTANSVVPELLMDQKYFQPGLGAELSYAGYENNRLVYSEGNFDYINQLPSTLLRDPRLYSTGLSIDGFQHLGVRGPKGQNRVVVVTTATYSFADWLANFSFLFLLFTCFWVVALGGYLLVRGQYVELLRTNFSTKIQLFLNLGILVPLLVVSIATASQVTNSYKRDLRRLYQRRAQAVQDNLLKNRDLLADSASRVDLVELAENVSGLTETDLNLYNAQGELLVSSQPLIFESGLLSTLINPHAVAELREGGKPRVLLTEQAGSLSFNALYLPLRATATAPGRPGAVLGYVGIPFFDSEKDLDNKLTELISTILNIFTVMFILFLVLAFLASRILTNPLKLITEKLRQTTLTGQNERLAYESEDEIGLLVREYNHMLVKLEDSKKELATQEKEAAWREMARQVAHEIKNPLTPMKLSLQFLQKAIQEQRPNTEELIGKISQTLITQIDVLSDIATSFSTFTNLPAMKPERLDVATVLRRCVALHQGGGNRKIEVRLPPDAEEGRYVVYADENLLVRTFNNLLINAVQAVPADRMAHIVASLELLAGDKVRICIQDNGSGIPDEVKEKIFVPNFTTKEKGSGIGLAVARRGIESAGGAIWFETKVDEGTTFCIDLPLAG
- a CDS encoding DUF420 domain-containing protein; the protein is MTTNNSAVNPGNFTKYKVMAAVLGAVIPVAVAVLYFFPEVFRIEGAQVKALPKVNAVLNSLTAVFLMIGYYFIRRKDVAKHRAMMGIAFLLGSLFLVSYVAYHSQVASTKFGGEGLVKGIYYFILLTHIVLAAITVGLVLFTLYFALTEQFQKHRRIARWTYPIWLYVSVTGVIVYFMIAPYYT
- a CDS encoding SCO family protein yields the protein MRPRQTLVLGLILLVPVLAFLFLKSFGTNRYALPTYLPDHVDSTQVEGTWQRDTVFHQIGDFRLPAQSGREVSQAELADKGLYVASFFETSSADYQRLNTQLMRVQEKFRREPRVRMASFSINPTQDSVAALSRYAEQYGAIAGKWFFLTGDKTSLNKLATQEFRLTPAADASSQLPHSQRVFLVDKDYRVRGIYDGTSEKEINRLMTEIEVLLYTYDHE
- a CDS encoding cytochrome C oxidase subunit IV family protein, whose translation is MANHVNTAPAHVGEIPKPNTGWIWKTFFVLVGITALEFVFVFAMDPSTLRNSIFIILTIFKAFFIVAEFMHLKHETKGLIWTILIPMALLIWLLVALVTEGNAIGAAVDNIVS
- a CDS encoding cytochrome c oxidase subunit 3, yielding MSTISTTQTIPDSALDKPRTGTWDGGNEPFKASYGKLMMWFFLLSDAFTFAAFLTTYGLIRHRYAAFDEKIHGAFKFSTDYWPVPDQVFNAFPGLHGMDVPLGFVALMTMILIFSSVTMVLAVEAGHRMDKADVQKWLLWTILFGATFLSSQAWEWSHFIGGHEEPTIMADGTRFFGANLAMNQYGPVLFADLFFFITGFHGTHVFSGVCLLVYCFIATTNGTFEKRGHYEMVEKVGLYWHFVDLVWVFVFTFFYLV